The Benincasa hispida cultivar B227 chromosome 9, ASM972705v1, whole genome shotgun sequence genome has a segment encoding these proteins:
- the LOC120085174 gene encoding putative E3 ubiquitin-protein ligase LIN-1, producing the protein MAGEYRFAMDQKDIARILVATIDDFTRGRLINKEQRNLHKEQCAERLAAGGSNDKDTDVRYSDQAVLANLDWGIEALEEALNTSNLETKLARLDHAEKMLQVCALLNTNEKTAGVPNFYLSAWAHLNLSYLWKLRGNVHNSVLHILEMFIVDPFFSRNDFAPELWKELFLSHMSSIVGWYLEERHRLVIELIPDSSDLSFTADLDQFSNESLIFSLRPDQAEKLQKLEQLYGDSLDENTRLFAKYFKDCMNYDSSSTKKVAQMLPIAEPPMTPLHEVSRSIPDYIKFGPILPKNAGFSPIIPKSKDGATESSRPKGTSSPANNTEKFAGWYSQNDSLEENEDDSEQEPYDSYDLSDTATYKLLSPSSTRTSEDEQIELKGEVSKMENRKHSPTIFSPITSPSVPSPKVLSPTTNEKKSESRTLRLLSSRFGEQRDATSVLGSPATRSDYSFSSVESDGEKDRHRRKYKQTHNANYDNVSCQDFKNCSIDKLEEESRSRSSENVTHIVRPPKDFVCPITGQIFSDPVTLETGQTYERKAIQEWLKRGNTTCPITRQPLSSTVMPKTNYVLKRLITSWQEQDSDLAQDYLWTSTSASTVGSTFKKRSSMASTPCRSFHGPLNSTYEFLIQKGKRLMQEAVSLSPTSVISQATVEKIINSLKPFVSCLCNFENLKQCETAVLAIAGFWKDSKGDLAVHSYLSELAVVNGFMEILLNSREREVLRTSIYVLSEIICADGSVGESLSSLDSDFDCLASLLTSGLSEASVLMCLLRPTFTQLSAHDLIPSLAQLLQKKNEDFDDLPFVVEPKDAAIAMLEQVFMGGDENSQSRNVENLISAEGIPALVKFLDEAEVRRPILSILLCCMRGDKGCKDSIAEKIELAPILELFHAGNEDDRGLCVAFLSELVQMNRRTQCNQILQKIKDEGAFSTMHTLVTHLQMAATEQHPGIASLLLQLDLLVEPRKMSIYREESIDALFEAFHRNDNYSSQIAAVDALLYLSGRLTSSGKCYTKVWLLKLAGFDQPYNALMKDEELRKPDNELSEREEEEKAINVWEKRVALVLCNHERGYIFKVMKECLKSKSLEMAKSCLVIVSWLCHMVSMLPETGVRETARRFLLDELVNVLQSSNSLEDKILACLALKTFISDPAALEGLGLHARSINKTLRKLRKNSSVVNDIMKALMNLPSVDATELWSYTEVGALDSSSNGEVLSLVHLDGRVLSSHSDGTIKVWDAGNKRLIQEARKHTKAVTCLCVSSSGDTIYSGSLDKTIRVWIIKSEEIQCVQVHEVKEPVYDLKVNANVACFVSQGSGVKVFNFSGIPKHINFNKYVKCLALTEDKVYCGCSGDCILEVDLSKNTTSTFYTGVRKLLWKQNIYSLHLQGDLLFAAGSVVDGTAGKIFSLSNKTPVGSFSTVVDMHHMAVSTDFLFTASRLGMLIEIWSKEKYTKIGSIKLGSTANGSHTKITSLISDDGGLLLAGTSDGKIQVWSLE; encoded by the exons ATGGCTGGCGAATATAGGTTCGCAATGGACCAGAAGGACATTGCGAGGATATTGGTTGCCACCATTGATGATTTCACCCGAGGTCGTTTGATCAACAAAGAGCAGAGAAACCTTCACAAAGAGCAGTGTGCTGAGAGATTGGCAGCTGGTGGAAGCAATGACAAAGATACAGATGTTAGGTACTCTGATCAAGCAGTGCTGGCTAATTTGGATTGGGGTATTGAAGCCCTTGAGGAGGCTCTAAACACATCCAATTTGGAGACTAAACTTGCACGACTTGACCATGCGGAGAAGATGCTTCAAGTGTGTGCCTTGTTGAACACTAACGAGAAAACTGCCGGGGTTCCCAATTTCTACCTTTCTGCATGGGcccacctaaatctttcatatCTCTGGAAATTGCGAGGAAATGTTCACAACTCAGTCCTCCATATTCTTGAGATGTTTATTGTGGATCCTTTCTTTTCACGCAATGATTTTGCTCCTGAACTCTGGAAAGAACTCTTTCTTTCGCACATGAGCTCAATTGTTGGGTGGTATTTAGAGGAGAGGCACAGACTTGTGATCGAATTGATTCCTGATTCTTCTGATTTATCCTTCACAGCTGATTTAGATCAATTCTCCAATGAATCTTTGATATTTTCGCTTAGGCCTGATCAAGCAGAGAAATTACAGAAGTTGGAGCAGCTTTATGGAGACTCTTTGGATGAGAATACGAGGCTCTTCGCTAAATACTTCAAGGACTGTATGAATTATGATTCAAGCTCCACCAAGAAGGTTGCCCAAATGTTGCCAATCGCAGAGCCACCTATGACTCCTCTTCATGAAGTGAGCCGCTCAATTCCCGATTACATAAAATTTGGACCTATTTTACCCAAGAATGCCGGGTTTTCACCCATCATACCAAAATCTAAAGATGGTGCAACAGAATCAAGTAG GCCAAAGGGGACTTCTAGTCCAGCCAACAACACAGAGAAATTTGCAGGGTGGTATTCTCAG AATGATTCGTTAGAGGAGAATGAGGATGATTCTGAACAGGAACCTTACGATTCTTATGATCTCAGCGATACTGCGACTTATAAATTACTATCGCCTAGTAGCACAAGGACATCAGAGGATGAGCAAATAGAACTTAAAGGGGAGGTGTCGAAAATGGAGAATCGCAAACATTCTCCCACCATTTTTTCTCCAATTACATCTCCTTCAGTCCCTTCACCGAAAGTTCTCTCTCCAACAACAAATGAGAAGAAAAGTGAATCGCGTACATTGCGACTGCTATCCAGTCGTTTTGGCGAACAACGTGATGCTACCTCTGTCCTTGGATCACCAGCTACAAGAAGCGATTACAGCTTCAGTTCGGTAGAATCTGATGGTGAA AAAGATCGCCACAGGAGAAAATATAAGCAAACGCACAATGCAAACTATGACAACGTGAGTTGCCAAGACTTCAAGAATTG TTCAATCGATAAACTTGAGGAGGAAAGCAGAAGCCGGTCGTCTGAGAATGTGACACATATAGTACGACCCCCCAAAGATTTCGTATGCCCCATAACAGGTCAGATTTTCAGTGATCCTGTTACTCTCGAAACTGGACAGACTTATGAAAGAAAAGCAATTCAGGAATGGTTGAAAAGAGGAAATACAACGTGCCCCATTACGCGGCAGCCATTATCTTCAACTGTAATGCCCAAAACGAATTATGTCTTGAAAAGACTGATAACATCTTGGCAGGAACAAGATTCTGATCTTGCTCAGGATTATTTGTGGACTAGTACATCAGCAAGTACTGTTGGTTCTACCTTTAAAAAGAGGAGTTCTATGGCATCTACTCCTTGCCGATCATTTCACGGTCCTCTTAACAGCACGTACGAGTTTCTTATCCAAAAAGGCAAAAGATTAATGCAAGAAGCAGTGTCTTTATCGCCCACTAGTGTAATATCTCAAGCCACTGTCGAGAAAATCATTAACAGTTTAAAACCTTTTGTCTCTTGTCTTTGTAATTTCGAGAACTTGAAACAATGTGAGACTGCTGTGCTCGCTATAGCAGGGTTCTGGAAGGACTCAAAAGGTGACCTAGCAGTCCATTCCTACTTATCCGAATTGGCTGTTGTGAACGGCTTTATGGAAATACTGTTAAATTCTCGGGAAAGAGAAGTCCTTAGAACCTCGATTTATGTTCTTTCTGAGATTATTTGTGCAGATGGAAGTGTTGGAGAGTCCCTTAGTAGTCTAGATTCAGATTTTGATTGCCTAGCATCTTTGCTGACGAGTGGATTGTCAGAGGCTTCTGTTCTTATGTGCCTGCTAAGGCCCACATTTACTCAGTTGTCAGCTCATGACCTTATACCTTCCCTAGCCCAGCtgcttcaaaagaaaaatgaagattttgaTGATCTGCCATTTGTAGTAGAGCCAAAAGATGCTGCTATCGCAATGCTTGAACAGGTTTTTATGGGAGGGGATGAAAATAGCCAATCTCGAAATGTGGAGAATCTTATCTCTGCTGAAGGAATCCCTGCATTAGTTAAGTTTCTGGATGAGGCAGAAGTGAGGAGGCCAATACTTTCCATACTTTTATGTTGTATGCGAGGTGACAAAGGTTGCAAGGACTCAATTGCAGAGAAGATTGAGCTTGCTCCAATTCTTGAGCTATTTCATGCAGGAAATGAGGACGATAGAGGCTTGTGTGTGGCTTTTCTGTCAGAGCTGGTTCAAATGAATAG GAGGACACAATGCAATCAAATTTTGCAGAAAATTAAAGATGAAGGAGCATTCAGTACGATGCATACACTTGTCACACATCTTCAAATGGCTGCAACTGAGCAACACCCGGGCATTGCTTCTCTTCTTCTCCAGCTGGATCTACTG GTTGAACCACGAAAAATGAGCATTTACCGAGAAGAATCTATAGATGCACTGTTCGAAGCTTTTCATAGAAATGACAACTATAGCTCTCAAATTGCAGCTGTAGATGCTTTATTATATTTATCTGGGCGATTGACTTCCTCAGGAAAGTGCTATACAAAAGTGTGGTTGCTCAAACTTGCAGGATTTGATCAGCCTTACAATGCTTTAATGAAGGACGAGGAACTGAGGAAGCCTGACAACGAATTATCAGAGAGAGAG GAGGAAGAGAAGGCAATCAACGTATGGGAAAAAAGGGTAGCACTTGTTCTTTGTAACCATGAAAGGGGGTACATTTTTAAAGTTATGAAAGAATGCTTGAAGAGTAAATCCTTAGAGATGGCAAAGTCCTGTCTTGTCATCGTTTCTTGGCTCTGCCACATGGTTTCGATGCTCCCAGAAACTGGGGTACGAGAGACTGCTCGCAGGTTCTTGCTTGATGAACTTGTAAACGTTCTACAGTCTTCTAATAGCCTGGAGGATAAGATTTTGGCATGTCTTGCTTTAAAAACTTTCATCAGCGATCCAG CTGCACTTGAGGGACTAGGACTTCATGCAAGATCCATCAATAAAACGTTGAGAAAACTCAGGAAAAACTCATCGGTCGTCAATGATATAATGAAAGCCTTGATGAACTTGCCATCTGTTGATGCA ACAGAGCTCTGGAGTTACACTGAAGTTGGTGCACTAGATTCCAGCTCAAATGGAGAGGTTTTGTCGTTGGTTCATTTGGATGGGCGAGTTTTAAGCAGTCACTCGGATGGAACCATCAAG GTTTGGGATGCTGGAAATAAAAGGTTAATCCAAGAAGCTCGCAAGCACACAAAAGCAGTAACATGCCTTTGTGTTTCCTCTTCGGGGGACACAATATACAGcggttccttagacaaaacaattcgg GTATGGATCATCAAATCTGAAGAAATACAGTGTGTTCAAGTCCACGAAGTGAAGGAGCCAGTTTATGACTTAAAAGTTAATGCCAATGTCGCATGCTTTGTTTCTCAAGGATCTGGCGTTAAG GTGTTCAACTTCTCTGGAATACCAAAGCATATAAATTTCAACAAATACGTCAAGTGCCTGGCCTTAACAGAAGATAAAGTCTATTGCGGTTGCTCTGGTGACTGCATATTG GAGGTGGATTTGTCCAAAAATACTACAAGCACATTCTATACTGGTGTACGAAAATTGCTTTGGAAACAAAACATCTACTCCTTACACCTCCAAGGGGACCTACTGTTCGCTGCTGGTTCAGTAGTGGATGGAACAGCAGGAAAG ATATTTTCGCTGTCAAACAAGACACCAGTAGGATCCTTTTCAACTGTAGTTGACATGCATCACATGGCCGTAAGCACCGACTTCTTGTTTACAGCCTCCAGATTGGGCATGTTAATAGAGATATGGTcgaaagaaaaatacacaaaaattGGTTCAATTAAATTAGGTAGTACTGCTAATGGTAGCCACACAAAGATTACTTCGCTAATTTCAGATGATGGAGGATTGCTACTTGCTGGTACCTCCGATGGAAAGATACAG GTTTGGTCTCTGGAATGA
- the LOC120085176 gene encoding BRISC and BRCA1-A complex member 2 isoform X1, with product MSSDTVPPPIAAHINYLLNHFPLPVKIEHMWSGSRHYPGIIDRFTLVMPYCLEFVKWDIMYNAESPFSAPDIMFGPEDENFHPFTSKDVEGDGDRKSLQNSLSDWNSKDPSRLTSLLQELRDRYVSYQRKRVESVDDERLKFELCTMLSREGIEMHLSSGVEKPEEVKFAVPLVDININKMIPGCPWRYPQKIFLQVLYPVVRKYATTPAAPRLKLVSTSELKALLSIEDIKLPSWIDGMCMAEYLPHLEESLEKQVLEAVSLIDVRRGFIEALDSFFGRPLEADPVFCRTATVITASGVFTFLVQILISTQFPKKQPSLVLQSSQHFNSQGAPIKSQLITEYPWSPRWEPLQMAERIFEFLADEALSFKRYCNEAQLQ from the exons ATGTCCTCCGATACTGTACCTCCTCCCATTGCTGCTCATATCAATTACCTGCTCAACCACTTTCCCCTCCCCGTTAAG ATTGAGCATATGTGGTCTGGCAGTAGACACTACCCTGGAATTATCGATAGGTTCACCTTAGTCATGCCTTACTGCCTTGAATTCGTCAAAT GGGACATCATGTACAATGCTGAATCACCGTTTTCTGCTCCTGATATTATGTTTGGACCAGAAGACGAAAATTTCCATCCATTCACAAGTAAGGATGTTGAAGGAGATGGAGATCGTAAGTCATTACAAAACAGTCTAAGTGACTGGAACAGCAAAGATCCATCTCGGCTCACTAGCCTCCTTCAAGAACTGAG GGATCGATATGTGTCATACCAAAGGAAACGTGTTGAAAGTGTTGATGATGAAAGATTGAAGTTTGAACTTTGTACTATGTTATCGAGGGAG GGAATTGAAATGCATTTGAGTTCAGGTGTTGAGAAG CCAGAGGAGGTCAAATTTGCAGTGCCGCTGGTAGACATTAATATTAATAAGATGATACCTGGATGCCCGTGGAGGTATCCACAGAAGATATTCTTGCAG GTTTTATATCCTGTGGTGAGAAAATATGCAACTACTCCTGCTGCACCTCGTCTGAAACTGGTTTCTACGTCTGAGTTGAAGGCTCTGTTATCCATCGAGGACATCAAACTTCCTTCATGGATAGATGGAAT GTGCATGGCTGAATATCTCCCCCATCTAGAAGAGAGTCTTGAGAAACAG GTTCTGGAGGCAGTTTCATTGATTGATGTTAGGAGAGGCTTTATAGAGGCATTGGACTCTTTCTTCGGAAGGCCTTTAGAAGCTGACCCG GTGTTTTGTCGAACGGCTACAGTTATCACTGCCTCCGGAGTGTTCACATTCCTG GTCCAGATCCTCATTTCAACTCAATTTCCAAAGAAGCAGCCCTCTCTGGTGCTGCAAAGTTCTCAG CATTTCAACTCCCAAGGTGCACCCATCAAGTCACAGCTTATTACTGAGTATCCTTGGAGTCCTAGATGGGAGCCATTGCAAATGGCTGAACGAATTTT CGAGTTTCTGGCTGATGAGGCTTTGAGTTTCAAGAGGTACTGTAATGAGGCTCAACTTCAATGA
- the LOC120085176 gene encoding BRISC and BRCA1-A complex member 2 isoform X2 — protein MYNAESPFSAPDIMFGPEDENFHPFTSKDVEGDGDRKSLQNSLSDWNSKDPSRLTSLLQELRDRYVSYQRKRVESVDDERLKFELCTMLSREGIEMHLSSGVEKPEEVKFAVPLVDININKMIPGCPWRYPQKIFLQVLYPVVRKYATTPAAPRLKLVSTSELKALLSIEDIKLPSWIDGMCMAEYLPHLEESLEKQVLEAVSLIDVRRGFIEALDSFFGRPLEADPVFCRTATVITASGVFTFLVQILISTQFPKKQPSLVLQSSQHFNSQGAPIKSQLITEYPWSPRWEPLQMAERIFEFLADEALSFKRYCNEAQLQ, from the exons ATGTACAATGCTGAATCACCGTTTTCTGCTCCTGATATTATGTTTGGACCAGAAGACGAAAATTTCCATCCATTCACAAGTAAGGATGTTGAAGGAGATGGAGATCGTAAGTCATTACAAAACAGTCTAAGTGACTGGAACAGCAAAGATCCATCTCGGCTCACTAGCCTCCTTCAAGAACTGAG GGATCGATATGTGTCATACCAAAGGAAACGTGTTGAAAGTGTTGATGATGAAAGATTGAAGTTTGAACTTTGTACTATGTTATCGAGGGAG GGAATTGAAATGCATTTGAGTTCAGGTGTTGAGAAG CCAGAGGAGGTCAAATTTGCAGTGCCGCTGGTAGACATTAATATTAATAAGATGATACCTGGATGCCCGTGGAGGTATCCACAGAAGATATTCTTGCAG GTTTTATATCCTGTGGTGAGAAAATATGCAACTACTCCTGCTGCACCTCGTCTGAAACTGGTTTCTACGTCTGAGTTGAAGGCTCTGTTATCCATCGAGGACATCAAACTTCCTTCATGGATAGATGGAAT GTGCATGGCTGAATATCTCCCCCATCTAGAAGAGAGTCTTGAGAAACAG GTTCTGGAGGCAGTTTCATTGATTGATGTTAGGAGAGGCTTTATAGAGGCATTGGACTCTTTCTTCGGAAGGCCTTTAGAAGCTGACCCG GTGTTTTGTCGAACGGCTACAGTTATCACTGCCTCCGGAGTGTTCACATTCCTG GTCCAGATCCTCATTTCAACTCAATTTCCAAAGAAGCAGCCCTCTCTGGTGCTGCAAAGTTCTCAG CATTTCAACTCCCAAGGTGCACCCATCAAGTCACAGCTTATTACTGAGTATCCTTGGAGTCCTAGATGGGAGCCATTGCAAATGGCTGAACGAATTTT CGAGTTTCTGGCTGATGAGGCTTTGAGTTTCAAGAGGTACTGTAATGAGGCTCAACTTCAATGA